The DNA sequence CTCTCTGGCCTGGAACTGTCATCTCTTACCTCTTATTTGTTTTGATCACGGATTCGTAGGCATCTCCTCTTCAGAGCTGGCTCCATGTCTCCAGCACTGGGCATGTTAGCAGGGCTCCTTAAGCTACCCTTGTCCCTGAGTTTGGGCAAGAGTAGTGGGGTGGTGGCCCCACCTGTCTTTAGTGCAGTAGGTAGAGCATAGGCGTGGTCCTCATCTGGCAAGTGGGGGTCTTCTCCTGCATCTCTAACTCCTGCCAAAGGCTCTTCTGTCTGATTGACTGGGCCCTCGACCCGTACAGAGCAGACAACTGAgcacttgttttcttttatagATTCCAGCTCAGTTAATGCAGGATCTGTGGGTGCGGGTCCTCTCTGGGGTAAGGGTGAGCCCGGGTTGGTCATGGATAGCACTGAGGAAATCCCATTAGGACCATGATTCTGAGATTTCAGGATAGGACCCATGGCATCATATGGGTGGTTATTCACTGTAGGGCTTTGTGGAGTGTGTGCAGGTGAGATATGGCTGTCCTGATGTTGGTATACAGTGTCATGTGAAGGGGGCTGTGGTGGTGGACTGGGTCTAAAGGTGTCATGGAGCCCTGATTTGGCACCCTGCACAGACTCCTCTGAGAAGTCCACTACTGCCTTGACATTGGGTTCCAGCTTCACTTGGGTTCTCTGTAGAACCCTTTGTATGACTTGTCGTTCCGAGTGCTGTTGTTGTTTATAGTCTGTCAGTCCGTCTGAGCTGCGTGTTGAGGAGGGTGATGTGCTGTACTGCGCCCTGGGGGACAATGTCCCACTGTGGCACGTTGGTGATGGGGATGAGAAAGGCCTCTCTGATTTAACCCAACCTATGTCCTTGGAATTGAGGTCACTGGGTGAAGGCAAGTTTCTACTCAATCTGTGGCTTAGCAATTGGCTGTTCCCTTCAGGGTTCCCGGGAGATGGGAACCTTGAGGGTATGGATCTACATCTGTCTGTTCCCTCTGGCACATGCTGTATAACACCAGTGTGATTTGGGGTTTGTAGATTTGTTTTGGGAGGTACTGGAATTGGTATTGGAATGGGTATTGGGACAGGTAGAGGAACAATAATGGGGTACGGTACTAGGACAGTGGGCTGGGGTAGGAgaggactaaaggaaggaatACCAAAGTTCATTAAGTGAGGCATTGGCACAGGGCCTCTGGGTAACATATGTGGAGGAGAGTGTAAGCCAGGGAAGTAGGGCCGAGGGAGAGGATGCATCAAACCTGGGGGGTTAATGGAGGAAGAAGTCGGAGGCTGCAGGTGTGGAGATTGAAAAGGTCTGTGGATAGGACTGGAAGAAGGACCAGGGGGTCTTGGATGGTGGGCATTAGCAAGGGGGCTTCTGAGGCCCTGAGCATAAAGAGGAGGTCTAATGAAGGGCATTTGCATTTGGGGAATTTGCGGATGTTCTAGTGGGTGtcgtggaagaggaggaggattaaGTGTAGTGTGAGGTGGCACCTCTACAGCAGGCAGAGGTGGAGGAGGTTGGATGGGCCTGTCCAGAGTCCTCTGCCCAGTGACAGGAACCttagaagatgatgatgattctgATGGGGATGTGGAGGATGATTCTGACGATCCCAGAATTGGTGTAGGGCCCTTGGGAGATATGTTTCTTTGTTGTGCTTCGCCTGTGCTACTACCGTTGTTCCAAGACTCGGGCGTGAGAAGCTTTTGCCCAACAATATTTTGGTCTGATCTCCCCTCTTGGCCAGCTCTAGCAGGGCTGGAGCATGTAAGGGCCGCTCGAGCTTCTCTGTAGAACACATCCATCTTATACTGATTCAGGCATTTGGTGCTGCAAAACTGGAGCCGCTCTTCACCAGATCCAAAATCCAAGTATTCTTTGGTGTGACGGACATGTTTACACCAATCACACACCTGTAACACAGGAGAGAGAGACTGTGGAGGGTCACAAACGTGATCCATCACCTAATTACCTGTGTAGAACTGTTTATTAAGTATCGTCTTACTCTAACATTGCTGTTTATCTTCATTACCAGCCTGGGTGAGTCCTCTGGATGGGGGTGCTGGGGGGATCTCTCTCCATGGAGGTCCTCATCTCTGGCCTAATTGGTAAAAACCACAATATGAAACATTGACATTGAATCAATGTCAAGCAGTTAAGCAAACTTGAGCTCACACATGTGATGGATTAGCTTGAAACGTAGTACTGTATTTGCTTGAAAATGCACTATAGAATCAATCTTTGGACAGCAAATCAAATTTGAAGAAGTGCATAAAAGGATCTGCCTTGTCATAAATGGCATCAAACCCTAAAGGTCAGTCCAACAAAGGGAAATCGCTATGTTGTGAAATGGATACGCATATACAACCTAGTGGAGAGAGTGGAGATGCAACTGATGTATTGTCATATTAATGTTGCCAATATTAATTTGGGAATTTGTCTTGATTTGTGTAAGCTGATCTTTTGTGGATCCGAGTGCTTCCCCGGCCCACCGAGTCGTGTTGAGTTACGACACATGAGGCAGCTGAAGGTAAGGTATGCACTGAAAGTGGACACCTCGCCCCCAGGCCTCCTGGCCTTCTTCTCAGACAAGCAGCAACAAGTCAACCGCACCGCTTCCCTTCCCGCCTCTGAAAACGTAGAGGGCTTGTTGCACGCAGTCTGCTCAGACAGCTGTTTTGTCCTGACACTCTTGTGACCGAACCCATCACAGTATAGACAACAGCGATGGCGAAAGCGGATATCGTTGCACGTCACCCCGTACCTCTAGATGGTATATCCATGTCTTAATGGAAGGTGACAAATCATGCCGTGTGCATCCGAGCGGTCCCTCATAGTGGTTGTTGTGGTCTTTCCCCAACACCGAAGCCGCTCTAGTGCCTGACCCCCCCTCCATTAACGGGAAACTGATACTAAGCAACCTGGATAAACTTTGACCCCCATcaccatatttttttcaaacaaaaattccTAGTAACTGGGTTTTATGGGAGACCTTTTcaatcattcaattcaattttggtTTTGTGTCCTAACCAAGACACCCATTAGAAAAATCTCATCACACAAGCccgaacaaaaatgtcacaaaaagtatgaTTACTGAAATACCATAAAATCATGTGTAATAATATGCACCCACATTTACTTGTTCTGCTTGTCACTATACTTACTGTATGTcactaaataaatagatgaacaaaaatatatttgtgattaatacaTAATGCTTTTTGtacaaatgaattgaaattcaattatttcCCACAGCACCCCTGATGATTTGTCAAGGCACCCGAAAGTGCCATGGTACACTGCTTAGGGCAACAAACTTAACAGTAAATGGCAGAGGTGGGCgcatcaatgaattttgagcgtccgtcattcaTCAACAGTCGCGACCCCCTTCCGttatcgtcaatccgtcaatattatAAGTCGAACCGCATTGTAATAATCAATCTGTCATTTGTCAAAACTCAATGAAATTGGCGTCATTAACGGATTGATGAATAGATTGACAGATTGGCGATTACATGAAAAGACAAAAACTCACTTCCGGCAATGCTTTTAGGTTTTTCGAAGTTTCCTGTCATACATCAGTTGTCAACAAAACTGGTGTCCGTCATTGATGAATTGACCGACCTTATATCAATATGGACGTAATTCCCACCTCTGGTAAATGGTAGGCTCAGTTattaataaagttgtatttctATGGCAGTGATGTACCCCAAATTTGTATATCCAGTATGTCCAAACCCACTGTATCTGAGGCAGTATTAAAGTTCCAATAACAGCCATTAATATTCCATAAAATTAGTATGAGTGTGCTTTCTGGTGCCGTGTGTTGACGTATTCGTACAACGGTGCACAAACTAGTTCATGGCTGGCCATACGTATAACCTTGAAACCTTGTATGTTAGCATAGCATAACTTTCAGCTATGTCACAATAACTTGCATTCACAGTCAATAAGTTCTGCCACTGCTCACCTTATTGCGCTTGAAGTAGGCCCGTCTGCAAGCGGCGAAACACTTCTCACTGCAGAAGCTCTTGAGCTCGGAACCCATGCATAGAGAGTAGCGCTTAACACCTTCCTTCTGGCACCAAACGCACACTATCTGCACATTCTGTACGTCGTCCACTGCAGGTGAAGAAGAAACTGCGGTCAAACCAGTGGAATTTGACAAACTCAGACTTaacagaagtttttttttttttttttttttaatcatatactGCTTTTTAGAACCAACTGAAGCGATTCTTTAGAGAAGCTGTAAAAGACAAGgtatgttttaatttaaaatcttACATTGCCACATTAAAAATGGGAACTAGAAATGCATACTACAGTCTATCCTACCTGGAATCCTCcaattattcatccatccatccatccattttcttaaccgcttttcctcacaagggtcgcggggggcgctggagcctatcccagcttggcttcgggcagtaggcggggtacaccctgaactggttgccagccaatcgcagggcacacagagacgaacaaccatactcacaatcacacctatggacaatttggagtgttcaattaacctgccatgcatgtctttggaatgtgggaggaaaccggagtacccggagaaaacccacgcaagcacggggagaacatgcaagctctacccaggaaggccgaagcccggactcgatctcacgtcctctgcactgggaggcggatgtgctaaccagtcaaccaccgtgccgcccctcCTCCAATTATTCATGATTCAAATTAACATAGCGAGAATTAGCTCAAATGTGGTTTTAATGGGCAGCATGGTGGTGGGTGGCCCCCAACTCTTACCCAGAGTTACCTAAAGAATTAGCGGTATGGTAGATAGATGCATGGATGGTGATTTTAATAACACTCTCTATAGATTGCTACCTGCTGATGGCTTTATGAGCGGTACAATAACGGGCGCACTCTTGTGCTCCTTGGGCGCGCTTGAGGAGGTACTTGtcgaagaggaggaagaggaagacgagGGTACGCTGAATGACTCCCTCTCCGCGCTCTTCATAGCGAGGACCGAGTGACTGACTTTGCTGTCCACGCTTTTGGATTTTGGCAAAGAGTTTTCTGAAAGACataccaaaatgtatgcacCATCAAGGGATTCTATCAACTTTAAAAGGAGGTGGATCATGAATGAAAGATGAGAAGACGCTATAAATTTGAGTGACTACATGTCAGTATAACCTGCAGAACCTGTCGGCAAAGTTTTCACCGTGTATTCTAACAGTGAGGCAACTGCCCTTACCTTTCAACACGGATACATGCTGGCGCCTCTCCCTGTAGTTCCTGATCTCGTTGGCCTCGGCGTCTCGGAGATCGACTTTGTCGTAGCCGTACCAGCCCAGGAGCTCGTTCATGGTGCTTTCGGCAAAAGTCTACATGGGACAAATAGGAAAAGAAGTGACGGATTGgaattgtttttatatgtatatagtaAGAGCCACAAATAGGATATTGTTTATATCGTGGGTTGTGGTGGAACTTTTTATCCTACGCTAAACATAATCAGACCTTACTACCTCGAATGAATGAGAGGGATTCTTTCTCAGCTCCAGCCCGGTTAGAGAACTGAATCTGAGCACAGTGGAGTTCAGTATGACGCTTTTTCCATGATGTATTCATGTTGTTTACCCTTGCTAAATCTGAGACGGAAAGGTTTAAAACCCGACACCAGTGTGAGATCTATGAATCATCCTTTGTTTATCTCATCTAATTAGAAAAAAGCGGGAGAAAAGAAATCTGTTCCCTACAGATGTGTGgtcccccctcttttttttttattacgaccagatgaaaaaaaaatcaaaacacaaaGGTCCCTCTTTATCCACCCACCTCTCTCTGTGGTTTTGGAAGAACCGGATTGGAGGGGAAATCTGATCCGGAATGGGCAGAAATCAGAGTGGGACACCCAACACCGCAGCGAGGTCCCACGCTTCTCGGAAATGCCCCGCTTCTCTTCCCTTCGCCCAGCTCCCCTCCGCCCCCCTTCTGGCCCTTCACATCCATCCTCCCCATGTTCACCATCCTCCCCTCCACCCCGACACCTTCCAGCCCTGACACCCGACCCGGCCTGGCCTCTCGGGTTTCACCCTTTTCCAGCACAGCCAGTCTGCTGCGGCGGCGTTGAAGCGCCGTAGTACCGACTACACATTCTTTCCCTTCCCTTCGTTTTCCTCACTCCGACCTCTGCTCTGAACCGGGGCCCTCAAAGAAATGGATCCCTCCCTTGACTTGCTCACTTTctgctgtgtatgtgtgtgagtaagAGCAAGCAGTATCATATCCAGCTAAATATGCCTAACGATGATTAAAGTCAAGTATCCGGTGTCTGGTGCTGCGCTCTGGGCCTGACGTGGAGGGAGTAGGTTCGAATGCGGTGTTGAAACAGATGTATTACAGAGACAACACTGGGCCGGACCTCAGCGGACTGAGAAATCAGCTCTCCTGCCTTGCAGTGTGTGACCCGCTTTCCATCTTACCTCTGTTAGCTCAAGCTTTCTACACATATACTCAATTGGCAGATTCTTAGAGTCAACAGATTGTATTGATTTCAGCCTACCCGGACCTTTACAAATAACAGTATAGTTGGGGTCAATTTCAATCCCTTAAGGTACAAGTCAACCTTACACTCTCTGTCAATGTGGTGTTACCATCAAATGTACACATTCTCTCCCGGTGACATTTGACTTTTCACCTCTCCAGTCGTATCACACTGTACTTGCTCCGGGAAAAAATGTACAAACGGTGACCCTTAAGTCGAGTGATTAGCCCGCTGGGGTTCATGAGTGTAGATTGCGCCCGAGGGACAGAAGTTGACCCTCACAAGTACACCTATTTCTGACGCCGTGTGGGATATTATTGGATTCTAATGATGCTGTTTGTAGCCGTTCTATGACCCAAGATGTTATGAGCTAAATTCTTGAGTGACTGTAGCTCTATCACTGACTGTGTTGGGTTAATTGTTGCACTCAAAGTTGAGATTTAGCTAAACTATTGTTGGACAGTTTTTGGATttgtccgtcttcaattccgctcaTCCGGGGtagggtcacgggggcagcagctttagcagggaagcccagacttccctctccccagccacttcacccagctcctccgacgggatcccaaggcgttcccaggccagccgagagacgtagtctctccagcgtgtcctgggtcgtccccggggcctcccgccggtaggacatgcccggaacacctccccaaggaggggtccaggaggcatccgaaccagatgcccgagccacctcaactggttcctctcaacgtagTTTTTGGATTCAAAGGATTCAACGTTCACTGTGGCTTTTGTCCAAGGTAACTGTTTGTAGGACCACAACTGCTTTCTAGTAACCAGAgtcatttgtttgcttgtttctAAAACCAAGACAAGTGACAGAAATTGACATTTACTCTACCCTAATTCCTGACAGTTTATAGTTTTTTATTGGACTCCAATGTCGCTGTTTGTACATTTTCTTGGACTCACAGATATGGGGTCCCTTAGTAGGGATTGCACAATGAGGCGTCGTACCTCGGGCCCCATTACTGACAGTGTCGGGTTTAATTATTAACTCCCAAAGTGACTGTTTGCACCTTTTTATATTgggaacaaaaaaagtaaactgaCCAACAGAAATGCATTTTTGCCACACCCCCTATTTCTGACAGTGTGAGAGGACTGTTATTGGATTCCAAAAATTTGAGCTTTTTCTAGGACCAAAAGTTAAGTGTAGAGTCTACCTTAAAGACACCATTTCAGACTGACTAATTATAACACTGGAGTGTAAaggtttgtatttttatttttttctagaccAATGTGGTATATTACTGTAGATTCTCCCTTAAATGACAGAAATGGTGCTTTACTGTCCCCTATTCTGATAGACTATACCTTGGACTACCTACTGAAAACTGTTTGCGCATTTTCTtggaccccccccaaaaaaagtgttcCCAAGATGTAAAAGCCACTTGCCAAAGGTATAATTCCAGTGGCAGATCACTGTACTTTTGTGTCAATGTGTATACAACTCTTGACGTTCATTCAACAGTTTTGTCCGTCCACCCTTCCCACACAGTTGTTTGTGTTTCTTTCTGGCAGTTGAGACAAACATCTGCTTTGTGAGAGTGACAGGCCGTATCCTAAACCACAGCGAGAGTCGCGTCCAAAGCCAACAAACCGGGGCCGACCCTGAGAGCCAACCGGGGCAAGCTTTACATCAAGCGAGGATAGTATTTCGCATGTtttgattaaaattaggggAACTCGTAACACGACACCTCCCTTGGATATCAAAACTCCAGTCCAAACcacttacagaaaaaaaaagagcacatttCCTCCCCGTGCTGCCAGAATCATCCCCTCCTTCATGAAAAAAACTTCGATTTCCCAGGGCAGGCTTGAAGGAGCCTTGGATATCCCTTACCAACACTCTCAAATAACCAATGTCCGAAcccaaacaaagaaaacaatccGTGGATAAGTTTCCATGCAATAATGTGTGCATAATGGTGGGAGGGAATTGCGCCATCTGACTCGTCATTATCAGAACAACGGCAACCTTTGAGGGTGCGAACATCACTAATGTTGAAGTAGCGTTGAAGTCATGTTTGGAAACCCAGCGTGGGGCTGATGTGTGTTATTTGTGGATTATTAATGTCCTAACCTTACCACCCGCCCCCACCCTTCAACTCCAGCGGGGGCAGGGAAGAAGTGACGCACATCTGGATCGCCAGTGGACACAACTGTGTGCATGTCGGGGCCACAGCTGGCCTGACACTGCGTCACAAAAGGGACAACCtactttttccccctttttttccctttatcaTCAGATAACATCTGCAGTGTATTTAAAATTTCATGTTTGGTTTAGATTGGTGATGACACTGATTAATATTGACCATTTTATGAAATGAGTTATCTTATCAGTTATGCTCTGTCacatcaaatgaataaaaagtacattCGGCATGTTAGTCCTACTCTGATTTGTGAGTAGTTAACTTAAAATCGGAATAAGGGGTTCTCTATTCAAAGTGACCCATCATCTTTCTCACCTTCATCTCCTGGTTTATTTCCCTCTTTACGGGATGCGCGGGTTTCCTGCTGCGTTTACTTTCTGGCGGTCTCCCGTTCTCCATCTCTGGCATAGTCCCGGTCTGTGGTGGATCCGGTTCGGATCGAAGTCTGATGTGTCAAGTCTTCAGACAAGTTGGGTGGATCAGTGGAGCGGGCCAGAGTGAAAGCTGTCACTCGCGGTGACAGCGGCTGTCATTCCCGAACGTGGAGCTTATCTGGAGCTCCGCACAAAAACAGTGCGCGGGACATGCGTGCGCGCTCCGTGCTGGAGGCTCCACTCACTAGCGAAGCAGCGACGCTCGCTTAGATTTACCGTCGTCAAGCTAGTGTCGATTAGGGAAGGGGTACTTCCGGTTAgcactgaaaataaaatgtccaattttaatttttttaatgtgatggCAAGTAATTTGAGCAATTATTTGATATCATAACACTGTGTTGAATTGTCCAAGAActagtacacttttttttcccactctagTAAGTAATTTCAACGGCAGCACACTAGTATTGCCGTACTAGTGACATTTTTCCTCCACAAATTTTCGATTTTAAGGCATTTCTGCTCACTAGTAGAActacattttactagttaagCAATAGTGTGCACTAATTGACATCTGCCCACTACTCGTAGTATGAGTAAGTAAAGTAGAATTTTATACTGTCTCTATACTCTGTAGTAGTAACATGCAGTAACTTATCAAATGGTGCACAATTTTGTCTCATTAACATGTAGTCATTTTACAAATTCACCCTATACTAGTGCTCTGAATTGTCTCACTTGAAGACTGAGGAATTCTAGAACACAAGACTAGAACATCCTCAAACAGCttctaaaattttatttaaaaattcactAGAAACAAATTCAAGTAAATTTCAAGTATTTTatgtttcaataaataaaatgcaagaattaaaacagtttattaaattttttcgtCCATTTATACTTACTAATCATTACTTATAGATGACTTATTAAAACggtaattaaaatgaaaaattcaagATTTTAATAGGCAGAATTAaggtgaaaaaataaaacaatctaaATAAAGTCAAGTAGTCATTGCTTTTGTCAGACATGGCCATagtagtatgcaaaaaaaaaaagtctaggaaTTGATTACGGTATAGGGACAGCACATTGGGCGAGGGTTTAGCACGTCTGCATCAAAGTTATGAAATTTGGTGTTCTAAGCTTCATTCAATAAACCATTTAAAAGTCTGTGAGACTTTTGATACGAAAATGAAAGTAATAAACAGCTAATCACAATTACCcctaaaatattttaacaatggCTCGTTCAAATTTACTGCTGTGCCTTACtcgtttgttttgcttttattttgaaagccaAACGGCCTGCTTCTGgccaaattgtgtgtttttgacaCCGCTGCCCCCTTTTAGGATTGAAGAGGGGAGGGCTTCTGATTTGATGTAACCCAACACCTGGCGCCCGCCCCCCCTGCTTCCCAAATCTCACCAGATACATTTCATAAGGAATGCAAAGACTGTGTTTTATCTGAGGACACAGTACAAACACTGTCTCTTGTCCTAAAATAAGGAAGGAGATGAGAAGGCCGCTGCGGGTTAAACGATACCAGAGGGGGGGGACTTTTTCCACTTGGCCTCCTTTTGATCAGAGCATGTCCAGTGTAAAACACATGAGACGTCCACAAGGTCAAGATGCGTAAAAGGTGAAAGTCAGGTGAAGTCTTGGCCTGTGCGTCTTTACGCATGCAGGAAATTTTGAAGCGAAACATTTGTGCCCTGGTTATTCTGGATGTTTAAAGGCCAGGCTGGGAACTTGCGCCTATCGTGTTTCCCAGTCGGTGAGGAAAAGATGCGGACGATCGAGTTGCATTCGGTAACATAAACATGAGAGTGAAGCGTGTTGTGTTGCTTTAACGGAATTATTTTTACCTGGTTATTTTTGCATGCGCGCTCAGAAATGGGGCTTATACAAGGACGGGGTCCATTTCTGTTCCTTTAGTTACACTAATGTACTCCTCTGGGCGAGTTACTGGACACCATCTGTAATTCTTGTAGAATTAACGTTTAGTGTAAGAAGTAGACAAGTGTACTTGGGTTAAATTGACAGAAAAATCCGGGTTCAGTTAAAGTATCATTCAAAGGGCTAGCGACTAGCATCAACATTTTCTGTACCCTCTTGATTACATGTCAGGCctcttcaaataatgaatacggtttgtttgttttgttttatattctgAAACTTCTCCCTGTGCTTAATAACACTCAATAAAATGTTACTTACAAACATAGCCTGTACAGTTAATTAAGGTTCATTATTCTCAGATGAACTATTTCATGGATGTCAGAAAGATGCAGACATGGCCATGGAGCCTTTTTCTGCCATATGCGGAAGAAGGCCTGATCTGTCCAAAATAGTTCCAACTCTTATACTGTTTTATCCGCCTCCACGATGGAGAGTGGCTTTGCCAATCTGACAATGTGTGACCCGATGGTCTTAACTGGATCCAATTAGATATGTGTGACACTAAAGtggcctagctcaagtcacgTATCTAATTATTCGTGACAAATAAgccaattaaatttatttttaaaattattttatcctCTTTAAGTAATATTCATaacca is a window from the Vanacampus margaritifer isolate UIUO_Vmar chromosome 19, RoL_Vmar_1.0, whole genome shotgun sequence genome containing:
- the LOC144039334 gene encoding sine oculis-binding protein homolog: MPEMENGRPPESKRSRKPAHPVKREINQEMKTFAESTMNELLGWYGYDKVDLRDAEANEIRNYRERRQHVSVLKENSLPKSKSVDSKVSHSVLAMKSAERESFSVPSSSSSSSSTSTSSSAPKEHKSAPVIVPLIKPSAVDDVQNVQIVCVWCQKEGVKRYSLCMGSELKSFCSEKCFAACRRAYFKRNKARDEDLHGERSPQHPHPEDSPRLVMKINSNVRSLSPVLQVCDWCKHVRHTKEYLDFGSGEERLQFCSTKCLNQYKMDVFYREARAALTCSSPARAGQEGRSDQNIVGQKLLTPESWNNGSSTGEAQQRNISPKGPTPILGSSESSSTSPSESSSSSKVPVTGQRTLDRPIQPPPPLPAVEVPPHTTLNPPPLPRHPLEHPQIPQMQMPFIRPPLYAQGLRSPLANAHHPRPPGPSSSPIHRPFQSPHLQPPTSSSINPPGLMHPLPRPYFPGLHSPPHMLPRGPVPMPHLMNFGIPSFSPLLPQPTVLVPYPIIVPLPVPIPIPIPIPVPPKTNLQTPNHTGVIQHVPEGTDRCRSIPSRFPSPGNPEGNSQLLSHRLSRNLPSPSDLNSKDIGWVKSERPFSSPSPTCHSGTLSPRAQYSTSPSSTRSSDGLTDYKQQQHSERQVIQRVLQRTQVKLEPNVKAVVDFSEESVQGAKSGLHDTFRPSPPPQPPSHDTVYQHQDSHISPAHTPQSPTVNNHPYDAMGPILKSQNHGPNGISSVLSMTNPGSPLPQRGPAPTDPALTELESIKENKCSVVCSVRVEGPVNQTEEPLAGVRDAGEDPHLPDEDHAYALPTALKTGGATTPLLLPKLRDKGSLRSPANMPSAGDMEPALKRRCLRIRDQNK